GGCGGCGGCTCGTTCAGCACCGCCCAAAACATTCCCAATTGACCTATCGCATCCACGAATTGTTGAAAGCCCACCGGCTTGACCACGTAAGCATTCACGCCAAGCTTGTAGCTTTCAACCAGGTCGGATTCCTCCCGTGAGGAAGTCAGCATGACCACCGGAATGATCCTGAGGTCCGCGTCGTTTTTCATCTGGCGCAACACTTCCAACCCATCGACTCTCGGCATCTTCAAATCCAAAAACACCACGATCGGGTGGCCGGCGGGCCGGTCCTGAAATTTTCCGCGCCGGTAAAGATAATCCAACGCCTCCACGCCGTCGCGCGCCACCGAAACCTCGTTGCTTAATTTGTGTTGCTTCAAAGCCGACAACGTCATTTCGACATCATTGGGACTGTCCTCCACCAGTAGAATTGGTTTCAACGGGTTCATGAGTTATTCCTTTCCGACATTGGGAAGTGTGAAATAAAAAGTCGCTCCCTCACCGACTCTGCCCTCGGCCCAGGTCCGCCCGCCATGGCGGGAAACGATTCGCCGCACGTTGGCCAGTCCGATCCCCGTGCCTTCAAACTCGTCCGCCTGATGCAGGCGTTGGAACACGCCGAAGAGTTTGTCGGCATACTGCATGTCAAATCCGGCGCCGTTGTCGCGCACGTAAAACTCGGTTTCAGTTCCGTTGGCGCGACAGCCAATCTCCACGCGCGCCGGTTCCCGTCCCCGGGTGTATTTCACGGCGTTGGACAGGAGGTTGGCCCAGACCTGTTTCATCGCGGCCCGGTCAACAAACACCTCGGGCAACGATTCGATGGCCCATTCAATATTCCTTCCCTCGGTATCCCGTTTCGTTTCCTGGAGCACTTCGTTGATCAACTCGTCGGTCCGAATCACTCTTCGACGCAGTTCGACGCGGCTCATTCGGGAGAAAGCCAGGAGGTCATCGATTAACGCGGCCATCTGCCTGGCGGCCTGTGAAATGACCTCCAGGAAGCGGTGTCCGTCTTTGGTCAATGCAGAACCCGACTCCTGCCGGAGCATTTCGACGTATCCGCTGATGTGGCGAAGCGGCGCCCGCAGATCGTGGGACACCGAATAGGAAAATGCCTCCAGCTCCTTGTTCAAAACTTCCAATTGCGTCGTGCGCTCTTCGACCCTCCGTTCGAGAGTGGCGTTCAGATCGTTGATTTCATTGCGCTGGTGTTGCAGATTCGCGGTCATTTCGTCGAATGCCCGCGCCAACTGGGGCAGCTCTCCGGTGGCGCTGCCGATGCCGGTGCGGGCACTCAAATCTCCTGCTGCGACCCGCCGGGTCGTGTCGGCCAGCGTTCGAACGGGATACAGCACGTATCGGTTCGCATAAACCAGGGCGGCAATCATTGCCAGCACTGCGATCCCGCCCAAAATGGCGAGGTTAACCAGCAAAAGGTGCTTCGTCTCCGCATAAGCCAGCAGCGTTGGGATCCCCACGCTGACGAACAGGTTTGCCTGCGAACCATTACGGATGCTGGTGAACGCGTATAGCCTGGGCACGTCGTCGAGCCCCGTCATTTCGACGGCACCCTCTCCCTTGTCCAGTATGGTCGAAAATATGGGCGAGTCGGATACCGACCGGCCGATCCATTTTTCCGGCTCCGGGTAACGGCCCAGGACGTGGCCGCTGTGGTCGAAAACCTGGACGATGCCCCCTTGGGGGAGTTGGGACGTGACAATGGATTTGTTCAGCACGGCCAGATCGAGCGCGGCATAAACCACGCGCGCCAGGTTGCCTTTTTCGTCGAGCACCGGATAACCAAAGGGTAGGCTCGGGTGGTTCGTGCTTCCGCCGGCCTGATATTCACCGATGGCCAGATCACGAGTCTTGAGAACCCGCTGCAGATGGGGTCGGTCAGCCAGATTGGTCGGGCCACGGCGACCGAAGGTGCAGGCGACCAGATCGCCATTCGTTTCGATCAGGCCAAAATCAAGGTAGTTGGTATAGAGTTTGGGCATGCCGCTGAAAAACGCGTTGAACGCCGCGAGGTCGTTTCCCCGGGCTTGAGGGAGGCGGGATATTCCGGCGAGATGCTGGCGGGTCGCTTCGATCAAGCCGTTCTGGCTCGCGGCTGTTAGTTGCACCACTCTCACGGCATCCTTCTCGACCCTGGCGACTCCTGACCGCCGCAGTTCCAAATTCGTATAGAGCGCCAGCAACAACGCCGGAATCGTCGGCACCAGAACAAGGAGAAGCAGGCGTGCGCGAAGTCCCATACCGGGTTAATCGGGTTTCAGTCGTCCGACGGTCCGGATTGCGCCGTCAGGACGCCGCCGGCACATTTTGCTTCGGTGCTCCTTATTTCTCCGATTGTTCACTCCTGCGAAGGCTAACGTAATTTGGCAGTTCAGCAAATGGAAATCGGTCGCGGGACGTAACTCGAAGGCGACAGTGTGGCTGCTTGATCCCGCTTCCTGACTTTGGTTGAAAGAGCGCCGGTTTGTCCGTCGGTGCCCTCCGCGCCGAGGACTCGCCGTGTTCTGCGGCGGTGAAGGTCACGCTGCAATCCGCTCCCCAGGAGGTGAGACGACCGCGATCCCTTATGAGCCGGTGCGGCGTCAAGCCACGAGGTTTTCGATGATCTCTCCCTCCACATCCGTCAACCGGAAGTCGCGGCCCTGGAAACGATAGGTCAGCTTCGTGTGGTCGAAGCCAAGCAGTTTAAGAATCGTTGCGTGAAGATCGTGGACGTGGACCTTGTCTTTGACGACGTGGAAACCGAAATCGTCGGTTTCGCCGATGGTGATGCCCGGTTTGATGCCGCCGCCGGCCAGCCACATCGTGAACGCCTGCGGATGGTGGTCGCGGCCCTGCTTGCGTCCGAAGTCGGCATTCGCCTCGACCATCGGGGTGCGGCCAAACTCCCCGCCCCAGATCACCAACGTGTCATCGAGCAGGCCGCGTTGTTTAAGATCTTTCACCAGCGCGGCGCCGGCCTGGTCGGTCTTGCCGGTCTGGTCCTTGATGCCCTTGACGACTTCGCTGTGATGATCCCAGCCTTCGTGAAAGAGTTGCACGAAGCGCACGCCGCGTTCGATGAGCCGCCGCGCGAGCAGACAGTTCATCGCGAAAGACGGTTTGCCCGGTTCCACGCCGTACATCTTGAGCGTCTCCGGCGATTCTTTGGAAACATCCATCAGCTCCGGCGCGCTGCTCTGCATTCGAAACGCCATCTCGAACGAATTGATGCGCGTGGCAATCTCAGGGTCGCCCGTGGCGGCGAGATGCTGTTCGTTCAAATCTTTGATCAGGTCGAGTGTGCGGCGCTGCATTTTGTCGGTGACACCGGCCGGGTTGGAAAGAAACAGCACCGGGTCTCCGCTCTTCCGAAAGGGCACCCCTTGATAAATGGTCGGCAAAAATCCACTGCCGTAGAGCGCCGTTCCCCCGCTGAGGCCGCCGGCGGAGTTGAGCACGACGAAGCCCGGCAGATTCTGCGACTCGCTGCCGAGTCCGTATAGCGTCCACGCGCCCATGCTGGGCCGGCCAAACAGCGGAGAGCCGGTCTGCATCAGCACCTGGCCGGGCGCGTGATTGAACGCGTCGGTGGTCATGGATTTCACGATGGCGATGTCATCCACGACTTCAGCAAGGTGGGACAACGCTTCGGAAAGTTCCGCGCCGCACCGGCCGCGCCGGGCGAACTTGAATTCGCTCGCGAACAGCGCGGCGTCCGGCTTGATGAACGCGTATTTCTGGCCCATCACGACCTCCT
The nucleotide sequence above comes from Candidatus Angelobacter sp.. Encoded proteins:
- a CDS encoding response regulator → MNPLKPILLVEDSPNDVEMTLSALKQHKLSNEVSVARDGVEALDYLYRRGKFQDRPAGHPIVVFLDLKMPRVDGLEVLRQMKNDADLRIIPVVMLTSSREESDLVESYKLGVNAYVVKPVGFQQFVDAIGQLGMFWAVLNEPPPERGVPG
- a CDS encoding ATP-binding protein, which produces MGLRARLLLLVLVPTIPALLLALYTNLELRRSGVARVEKDAVRVVQLTAASQNGLIEATRQHLAGISRLPQARGNDLAAFNAFFSGMPKLYTNYLDFGLIETNGDLVACTFGRRGPTNLADRPHLQRVLKTRDLAIGEYQAGGSTNHPSLPFGYPVLDEKGNLARVVYAALDLAVLNKSIVTSQLPQGGIVQVFDHSGHVLGRYPEPEKWIGRSVSDSPIFSTILDKGEGAVEMTGLDDVPRLYAFTSIRNGSQANLFVSVGIPTLLAYAETKHLLLVNLAILGGIAVLAMIAALVYANRYVLYPVRTLADTTRRVAAGDLSARTGIGSATGELPQLARAFDEMTANLQHQRNEINDLNATLERRVEERTTQLEVLNKELEAFSYSVSHDLRAPLRHISGYVEMLRQESGSALTKDGHRFLEVISQAARQMAALIDDLLAFSRMSRVELRRRVIRTDELINEVLQETKRDTEGRNIEWAIESLPEVFVDRAAMKQVWANLLSNAVKYTRGREPARVEIGCRANGTETEFYVRDNGAGFDMQYADKLFGVFQRLHQADEFEGTGIGLANVRRIVSRHGGRTWAEGRVGEGATFYFTLPNVGKE
- a CDS encoding DUF1501 domain-containing protein; translated protein: MNAKLSLIEDLRAEHARFITRRWFLRQCGVGLGSMTLASLLGEDAARAAARTPVATGPLAPKQPHFKPKANRVIYLFMGGGPSQLDLFDFKPTLAKYNGQPVPKEVVMGQKYAFIKPDAALFASEFKFARRGRCGAELSEALSHLAEVVDDIAIVKSMTTDAFNHAPGQVLMQTGSPLFGRPSMGAWTLYGLGSESQNLPGFVVLNSAGGLSGGTALYGSGFLPTIYQGVPFRKSGDPVLFLSNPAGVTDKMQRRTLDLIKDLNEQHLAATGDPEIATRINSFEMAFRMQSSAPELMDVSKESPETLKMYGVEPGKPSFAMNCLLARRLIERGVRFVQLFHEGWDHHSEVVKGIKDQTGKTDQAGAALVKDLKQRGLLDDTLVIWGGEFGRTPMVEANADFGRKQGRDHHPQAFTMWLAGGGIKPGITIGETDDFGFHVVKDKVHVHDLHATILKLLGFDHTKLTYRFQGRDFRLTDVEGEIIENLVA